The stretch of DNA CCGTCCTGCCATTCCTCGGTGAATTGCCACCGTTGTTGACCCGTCTCTACGCCGCACGCGGGGTGCAATCGGAAGCCGAGCTGGATAAAAGCCTGGCGCGGCTGATCCCGTATCAGCAGCTCAAGGGCATCGATGCTGCGGTGGACTTGCTGGTGACGGCCCTGGAGCAGCGCCAGCGGATCCTGATCGTGGGTGACTTCGACGCCGACGGCGCCACCGCCAGCACCGTGGGCACCCTGGGCCTGCGCTTGTTGGGCGCCGCCCATGTCGACTACCTGGTGCCCAACCGTTTCGAATACGGCTACGGCCTGACCCCGGAAATCGTCGCCGTGGCCCTGCAGCGCCAGCCACAGCTGCTGATCACCGTGGACAACGGTATCTCCAGCGTCGAAGGCGTGGCGGCCGCGAAAGCGGCGGGGCTCAAGGTGCTGGTTACCGACCACCACTTGCCGGGCGACGAACTGCCCGCAGCCGACGCCATCGTCAACCCGAACCAGCCGGGCTGTGAATTCCCCAGCAAGGCCCTGGCCGGTGTGGGCGTGATCTTCTACGTGCTGATGGCCCTGCGTGCGCGCTTGCGCAGTTTGGGTTGGTACGAGAACAAGCCGCAGCCGAATATCGGCGAACTGCTGGACCTGGTGGCCCTGGGCAGCGTGGCCGACGTGGTCCCGCTGGACGCCAACAATCGCATCCTGGTCTACCAGGGCCTGGAACGCATTCGCGCCGGTCGTGCCCGGCCGGGGATCAAGGCGATCCTCGAAGTGGCCAAGCGCGATCACGCCCGCATCACCTCCACCGACCTTGGTTTTATCCTCGGCCCGCGCCTGAACGCCGCCGGGCGCCTGGATGACATGAGCCTGGGTATCGAGTGCCTGCTCACCTCGGATTTCGCCGCCGCCCGGGAAATGGCCGCGCAACTGGACGGCATGAACCAGGACCGCAAGTCCATCGAACAAGGCATGCAGCGCGAGGCCCTGGCCCAGCTCAAGGACTTGCCGGTGGAGTCGATGCCGTATGGCTTGTGCCTGTTCGACCCGGAATGGCACCAGGGCGTGATCGGCATCCTTGCCTCGCGCATGAAAGAGCGTTACTTCCGCCCGACCATCGCCTTTGCCGACGCCGGTGACGGCCTGCTCAAGGGCTCCGGGCGCTCCGTGCCGGGTTTTCATATTCGTGACGCGCTGGCCGTGGTGGCCAGCCAGCACCCAACGCTGATCGCCAAGTACGGCGGCCACGCCATGGCGGCGGGTCTTACCTTGCCCGAGGCCAACTTCCCACTGTTCGCCGAGGCCTTTGACGCCGAAGTGCGTCGGCAACTGCGCGAAGAAGACCTGACGGGCCGGCTGCTGTCCGACGGCACCCTGGCGGTTGAAGAGTTTCACCTGGAACTGGCCCGCGCCCTGCGCAACGCCGGGCCGTGGGGCCAGCATTTCCCAGAGCCGTTGTTTCACGGGGTGTTCCAACTGGTGGAGCAGCGCGTCGTCGGCGAGCGCCATCTGAAGGTGGTGCTCAAGAGCGAGTGTGGATCGGTGAAGCTCGATGGCATTGCTTTCGGCATCGACCGCGAGATCTGGCCCAATCCCACCATTCGCTGGGTGGAACTGGCCTACAAGCTCGACGTGAACGAGTTCCGTGGCCAGGAAACCGTGCAACTGATGATCGCGCATATCGAGCCGCGCTGAACCCTGTGCAATCCTCTGTTGTCGACTAGTCTCTAAGCACTGTGTGATCGGTCTTGTGACCTTGTCTTATTTCAGCCCGCCGGGGACGGGTTTTTCGTCGACCTTTCAAACAGAACCCTGGAGCCTGCCCACTGCATAAAAGAGGTGCCCCATGAGTCTGCTGCTTGAACCCTATACCCTGCGCCAACTGACCCTGCTCAACCGCATCGCCGTGTCACCAATGTGCCAGTATTCCAGCGTCGATGGTCTGGCCAATGACTGGCACCTGGTGCACCTCGGCAGCCGTGCCGTCGGTGGCGCCGGGCTGATCTTTACCGAAGCCACCGCCGTGACTGCCGATGGCCGCATCACCGCCCAGGACCTGGGCCTGTGGAACGACGAACAGATCGAACCGCTGCAACGCATCACGCGCTTTATCAATGCCCAGGGCGCGGTGGCGGGCATTCAACTGGCCCACGCCGGGCGCAAAGCCAGCACGCACCGGCCATGGATCGGCAAGCACGGCAGCGTCAAGCCGGAAGACGGTGGCTGGGTGCCGGTGGGCCCCTCGCCGATTGCCTTCGATCCGCAGCACACTTCACCCAAGCAACTCGATGAAGGGCAGATCCAGCAAGTGATCGCTGACTTCGTCGCTGCCGCCAAGCGCGCGTTGACCGCCGGTTTCAAAGTGGCGGAAATCCATGCCGCCCATGGCTACCTGTTGCATCAATTTCTTTCGCCCCTGAGCAACCAGCGTCAGGACCAGTACGGCGGCTCGTTCGAAAACCGCATCCGCCTGGTGCTGCAAGTGACCACGGCGGTGCGTGAAGCCTGGCCGCAGGAGCTGCCGCTGTTTGTGCGGGTCTCGGCCACCGATTGGGTCGAGGACGGCTGGAACCCGGATGAAACCGTCGAACTGGCGCGCCGCCTGAAAGACCTGGGCGTCGACCTGATCGACGTCTCCTCGGGTGGCACCGCGGCCAATGCGGAAATTCCTACCGGGCCCGGCTACCAGACCCGCTTTGCCGAGCGTGTGCGCAAAGAGTCGGGAATCGCCACCGGCACCGTGGGCATGATTACCGAGCCCGCCCAGGCCGAGCACATCCTGCGCACCTGCCAGGCCGATATCATTTTCCTCGCCCGTGAACTGTTGCGTGACCCGTACTGGCCACTGCATGCCGACGATGACCTGGGTGGGCGCAAAGCCACCTGGCCGGCCCAGTATCAGCGGGCCACCCATCGCGACCAGCCGATTCATGAGTCGGATTTGCGGGATTAACCTTGCGTAGGAAAACGCCTGAAGCTAATGTCGAAACTATGACTCTATTACTGAACGCCTCGATTATTCCCACCCTCCAGGAGAGGGTGGGCTGACGCGTGCTGGAAAAGCATGAAAAACCCGCCCTTGATCCGGCGGGTTTTTTATTGCCCGCCGATCACCGGCCAAGCCCTGCGACACAAGGAGAAGCTCATGTTGCACCTGATCTGCGGCAAAATCGCATCCGGTAAATCGACCCTGACCCAGCAGTTGTCGCAAGCCCCACAGACGGTATTGATCAGCGAGGATGAGTGGCTGCCACGCCTTTATCCCGGACAGATCCAGGCTCTGGGCGACTACGTGCGCTGCACCGGCCACCTGCGCGATGCGTTGACGGCCCATATCATCTCGTTGCTCAAGGCCGGCGTCTCGGTGGTGCTGGATTTTCCCGCCAACACCCTGGTCAGCCGCCGCTGGATGCGCTCACTGTTCGAAGGCGCAGGCGCTGACCACCAATTGCATTACCTGGACGTACCGGACGAGGTCTGCAAGGCACGCCTGCGTGCGCGCAACGCGGAGGGTACCCACGCGTTCGAAACCAGTGACGCCCAGTTCGACTTGATCACCGGCTATTTCGAAGCACCGACACCTGCGGAAGGATTCAACCTTGTTCACCATCAACCCTTGGAAGCACAGCATGTTGATCAAGCGTGACCTGACCGAAAAGGACCTGCCGTTGCTGGCGCTGATTGACCGTACCGAACGGATCGAGGCGTGCTATCGCGTGGAGCACGGGGAGTTGCTGCTGTACCCCGAGCACCACGACATGCGCGGCTGGCCCGAAGGCGAAGCCGAGCAGGATGCCGTGGCCTTGCAGGCGTGCCTGAAGCGCGGAGGGTGGCTGCACGGAGTGTTTGACGATGAGAAGCTGCTGGCGGCCGTGGTGCTGGACAACCGGGTTATCCTCAACCAGGGCCTGCGTATGCGCCAGCTCAAATTCCTGCATGTGAGCCATGGGGCCCGTGGCCTGGGCCTGGGTGGCCAGCTGTTTGCCCTGGCCTGTGAACACGCCCGCGCAGCCGGGGCCGAGGCGTTGTACGTATCGGCCACGGAATCGCGCAATACGGTGGAGTTCTATCTGCGGCTCGGCTGCCGGTTGCTCAAGCAGCCGGATCCCGAGCTGTTTCAGCAGGAGCCGCACGACATCCACCTGTACCGGCCGCTTGTGGGATAACGCTGTAGGTCATTGCCCTGCAAGCGTTTTTTTAAGTGATTACTCTAAAAAAGTCCCACGCCCGGCAAGATAGTTTCTACGCTTAAGGTAAGCATGATTTCTGGCCCAGGAAATCGGCTTGTTGATCCTCGCA from Pseudomonas sp. NC02 encodes:
- the recJ gene encoding single-stranded-DNA-specific exonuclease RecJ: MRIDPRPLPAVLPFLGELPPLLTRLYAARGVQSEAELDKSLARLIPYQQLKGIDAAVDLLVTALEQRQRILIVGDFDADGATASTVGTLGLRLLGAAHVDYLVPNRFEYGYGLTPEIVAVALQRQPQLLITVDNGISSVEGVAAAKAAGLKVLVTDHHLPGDELPAADAIVNPNQPGCEFPSKALAGVGVIFYVLMALRARLRSLGWYENKPQPNIGELLDLVALGSVADVVPLDANNRILVYQGLERIRAGRARPGIKAILEVAKRDHARITSTDLGFILGPRLNAAGRLDDMSLGIECLLTSDFAAAREMAAQLDGMNQDRKSIEQGMQREALAQLKDLPVESMPYGLCLFDPEWHQGVIGILASRMKERYFRPTIAFADAGDGLLKGSGRSVPGFHIRDALAVVASQHPTLIAKYGGHAMAAGLTLPEANFPLFAEAFDAEVRRQLREEDLTGRLLSDGTLAVEEFHLELARALRNAGPWGQHFPEPLFHGVFQLVEQRVVGERHLKVVLKSECGSVKLDGIAFGIDREIWPNPTIRWVELAYKLDVNEFRGQETVQLMIAHIEPR
- a CDS encoding NADH:flavin oxidoreductase/NADH oxidase; the protein is MSLLLEPYTLRQLTLLNRIAVSPMCQYSSVDGLANDWHLVHLGSRAVGGAGLIFTEATAVTADGRITAQDLGLWNDEQIEPLQRITRFINAQGAVAGIQLAHAGRKASTHRPWIGKHGSVKPEDGGWVPVGPSPIAFDPQHTSPKQLDEGQIQQVIADFVAAAKRALTAGFKVAEIHAAHGYLLHQFLSPLSNQRQDQYGGSFENRIRLVLQVTTAVREAWPQELPLFVRVSATDWVEDGWNPDETVELARRLKDLGVDLIDVSSGGTAANAEIPTGPGYQTRFAERVRKESGIATGTVGMITEPAQAEHILRTCQADIIFLARELLRDPYWPLHADDDLGGRKATWPAQYQRATHRDQPIHESDLRD
- a CDS encoding ATP-binding protein; translation: MLHLICGKIASGKSTLTQQLSQAPQTVLISEDEWLPRLYPGQIQALGDYVRCTGHLRDALTAHIISLLKAGVSVVLDFPANTLVSRRWMRSLFEGAGADHQLHYLDVPDEVCKARLRARNAEGTHAFETSDAQFDLITGYFEAPTPAEGFNLVHHQPLEAQHVDQA
- a CDS encoding GNAT family N-acetyltransferase, producing the protein MLIKRDLTEKDLPLLALIDRTERIEACYRVEHGELLLYPEHHDMRGWPEGEAEQDAVALQACLKRGGWLHGVFDDEKLLAAVVLDNRVILNQGLRMRQLKFLHVSHGARGLGLGGQLFALACEHARAAGAEALYVSATESRNTVEFYLRLGCRLLKQPDPELFQQEPHDIHLYRPLVG